A single genomic interval of Halomonas sp. GT harbors:
- a CDS encoding multicopper oxidase family protein, whose translation MKRREFLRYTTLGGIALSGSGLLVHALAGRHTETLPTALLDNTSIPAGRPLQPLPRIANLSDQVGRFQSVLTPAAHAVPVSDGLEAKLWLYNGKVLPLIEVREGDELDITLINELEHETTLHWHGVPVPQTEDGAPWEAVLPGKPRHYRYVLHKGSAGLHWFHPHPHEGTARQVAHGLAGALLVRPRLDDLPMEVKEHLLVVSDLRLNLDGEVAPHTSEDWMNGREGELLLVNGQREPRLDVAPGSTLRLRLVNACAGRYLRLRLDEHELSLIGTDGGLLERPQPLSELLLTPGERADLLVRISEKAEKSFELASHPYTRGWMGAKPTHLDEIAPLLSIHTLNTGVYPAVALPDPLSHIEPLGEPVVRRQVELTEVMPDHDNHGAVNGDPHAGHGGSDSHHGTHGPGHGASHASDDDRAVRPKVDFLINGRAFAMNDVLFEGQVGEVEEWEVFNNSHMDHPFHVHGTHFQVIATRDADREWRDAPWLAWKDTVNLAPYQRLRLRMVFLKPGDWLFHCHIIEHEELGMMATIRVS comes from the coding sequence ATGAAACGTCGCGAATTTCTTCGCTATACCACTCTGGGTGGTATAGCCCTCTCTGGGTCTGGCCTATTGGTCCACGCTTTGGCCGGACGACATACCGAGACGTTACCAACAGCTCTGTTAGATAACACTAGCATCCCTGCAGGACGACCCCTTCAACCACTGCCCCGGATTGCAAACTTGAGTGATCAGGTTGGACGCTTTCAAAGTGTGTTAACCCCAGCTGCCCATGCGGTGCCAGTGAGCGATGGGCTTGAGGCAAAGTTGTGGCTCTACAACGGCAAAGTGTTGCCATTGATTGAGGTGCGCGAGGGGGATGAGTTAGACATTACGCTGATAAACGAGCTTGAGCACGAAACTACGCTGCACTGGCATGGGGTGCCCGTGCCACAGACGGAAGATGGGGCTCCCTGGGAAGCCGTATTGCCAGGCAAGCCAAGACATTATCGTTATGTTCTTCATAAGGGGAGTGCAGGATTACACTGGTTCCATCCCCACCCACATGAGGGTACTGCGCGACAGGTAGCTCATGGTTTAGCAGGTGCATTATTGGTCAGACCTCGGCTTGACGACTTACCCATGGAGGTGAAGGAACACCTGCTAGTGGTCAGCGACCTGCGCCTGAATTTGGATGGCGAAGTGGCACCCCATACCAGCGAAGATTGGATGAATGGACGCGAGGGGGAGCTTCTGTTGGTCAACGGCCAACGCGAGCCACGCCTCGATGTTGCACCCGGCAGCACCTTACGGCTGCGACTGGTCAATGCCTGTGCTGGCCGGTACTTGCGTTTACGCCTGGACGAACATGAGCTTTCCCTGATTGGCACCGATGGTGGTTTGCTTGAGCGGCCACAGCCGCTCAGCGAACTGCTGCTCACTCCAGGTGAGCGGGCCGATCTGCTAGTACGCATCAGCGAGAAAGCAGAAAAGAGTTTTGAACTGGCGAGTCATCCCTATACACGTGGTTGGATGGGAGCTAAGCCCACACATCTGGACGAGATTGCTCCGCTATTATCGATTCATACCCTAAATACTGGCGTATACCCCGCCGTCGCGTTACCTGACCCCTTGTCCCATATCGAACCCCTGGGCGAACCAGTGGTGAGACGTCAAGTGGAACTGACCGAGGTGATGCCAGACCATGACAATCACGGTGCGGTGAATGGCGATCCGCATGCCGGCCACGGCGGCAGTGACAGCCATCACGGAACCCATGGGCCGGGGCATGGGGCGAGTCACGCTAGCGACGATGATAGAGCGGTTCGACCCAAGGTGGATTTTCTGATCAACGGCCGTGCCTTTGCCATGAACGACGTCCTGTTTGAGGGGCAGGTTGGCGAGGTAGAGGAGTGGGAAGTCTTCAATAACTCCCATATGGATCACCCCTTCCATGTGCATGGCACCCACTTTCAGGTGATCGCTACCCGCGATGCTGACAGGGAATGGCGAGACGCGCCCTGGCTGGCCTGGAAGGACACCGTCAACCTGGCTCCTTATCAGCGTCTCAGGCTGCGCATGGTGTTCCTCAAGCCCGGC
- a CDS encoding Spy/CpxP family protein refolding chaperone, with the protein MDIRKLTLAFGLTLALSASGTGVAFAQGMMGDQAGQGRSMMGGTIGDGQGGMGPGMMGEMMGGGMMPCPMMAEGMGMMSMLDDEQRSEMRELMQEHRPAQFERMGRMMNLRDDLMAEMQQDRPDPAAVQERHASMAELHGEMMAEMVRMRNAMHDLMSDEQRQQLEQTPSDNDVDPEDHDAHH; encoded by the coding sequence ATGGATATTCGCAAACTCACTCTCGCCTTCGGACTCACCCTGGCCCTCTCAGCCAGTGGTACAGGCGTTGCTTTCGCCCAGGGGATGATGGGTGACCAAGCGGGCCAAGGACGCTCCATGATGGGAGGAACGATAGGTGACGGCCAAGGCGGTATGGGGCCTGGCATGATGGGGGAAATGATGGGTGGCGGCATGATGCCCTGCCCGATGATGGCCGAGGGTATGGGCATGATGTCAATGCTCGACGATGAGCAACGCAGCGAGATGCGTGAGCTGATGCAGGAGCACCGCCCCGCCCAGTTCGAGCGCATGGGTCGGATGATGAACCTGCGCGATGACCTGATGGCCGAGATGCAACAGGATCGCCCCGACCCAGCCGCCGTGCAGGAACGCCATGCGAGCATGGCCGAATTGCACGGCGAAATGATGGCCGAGATGGTGCGCATGCGAAATGCCATGCATGACCTGATGAGCGACGAGCAGCGCCAGCAACTTGAGCAGACACCATCTGATAATGATGTCGATCCCGAGGATCATGACGCCCATCACTGA
- a CDS encoding heavy metal translocating P-type ATPase, giving the protein MADAQERDDKREKNPTTTVTLTVPGMGSDHCAGIVRKTLERLDGVDEIQTNIANHHVSVTLDEGGPDGTSLKKAVEGAGYDVAAVSGGTGKQQIRLTVPGMGSDHCAGIVRKTLERLEGIESIDTNIANHRVSVSVTADGPDGDALKSAVEGAGYDVAAVQTDQAEDTNGDAEIEEAYLSQARKRLIIAAVPTTLIMLLMMPHMFWQPIPGYLAIVALLAFPVVFLFGGIATHKSTWRSLKNGTFNMDVLISMGSLPPYLIGLVGFITPMTSFIEMAATIMTFHLLGRYLEALAKGRASQAIRRLMTLGAKTARVERDGEEVEVTVKELALGDIMIVRPGDKIPTDGEIVEGESHLDESIATGESIPVYKSSGDSVIGATINKEGRLRVKATRVGGDTFLAQVVRLIDQAQGSRVPIQEFADRMTGRFVPAVLFIALASLVVWLLVPDVMRPILDWGANFLPWVNPEAATPVLAILAAVAVLVIACPCALGLATPTALMVGSGIGAERGILIRSGEAIQTFKDVKVIVLDKTGTITRGEPKLTEVVTAEGVDETKLLTLAASVENASEHPIARAIVEGAGERGVKPSDVSEFRSTGARGVSGKVDETHVLIGNRLLLEEEGILGLEALDEAMQGLEGKGRTAVIVAADGQAIGIVAVADTLKKESIEAIRGMHQLGIHVVMITGDNERAARAVADEVGIDEVQAGVLPEGKVEAIRALQEKHGNHVAMVGDGINDAPALTQANVGIAIGAGADVAIEAADVTLVRGELTAVVDAMLLSRATYGKIVQNLIWASAYNIAAIPIAAIGLLHPMIGVIAMTASSLSVIGNSLLLKRRFATNNPQGGSK; this is encoded by the coding sequence ATGGCAGATGCTCAAGAAAGAGACGACAAGAGAGAGAAAAACCCAACAACCACGGTCACTCTGACGGTCCCTGGCATGGGCAGCGACCACTGTGCAGGGATCGTACGCAAGACGCTTGAGCGCCTTGATGGCGTAGACGAGATCCAGACCAATATCGCCAACCATCATGTCAGCGTGACTCTCGATGAGGGTGGGCCCGATGGCACCTCCCTAAAGAAAGCCGTCGAGGGAGCTGGCTACGATGTGGCTGCCGTCAGCGGCGGTACCGGCAAGCAGCAGATCCGCCTGACCGTACCGGGCATGGGCTCGGATCACTGCGCCGGTATTGTCCGTAAGACGCTCGAGCGCCTGGAAGGCATCGAGTCGATTGACACCAATATTGCAAACCATCGAGTGTCAGTGAGCGTCACCGCCGACGGCCCTGATGGCGATGCTCTCAAAAGTGCCGTGGAAGGCGCCGGATACGACGTGGCGGCCGTCCAGACCGACCAGGCGGAGGATACCAACGGAGATGCTGAAATTGAAGAAGCCTATCTCTCTCAGGCCCGCAAGCGCCTGATCATCGCTGCTGTTCCCACCACCCTGATCATGCTGCTGATGATGCCGCACATGTTCTGGCAACCGATCCCAGGCTATCTGGCCATTGTCGCTCTACTCGCGTTTCCGGTGGTGTTCCTTTTTGGCGGTATTGCCACCCATAAGTCGACCTGGCGGTCGTTAAAGAATGGCACTTTCAACATGGACGTGCTGATCTCAATGGGTAGCCTGCCCCCCTACCTGATCGGTCTAGTCGGCTTCATTACTCCAATGACATCGTTCATCGAAATGGCCGCCACCATCATGACGTTCCATCTGTTGGGCCGCTACTTGGAGGCACTGGCCAAGGGGCGTGCATCCCAGGCCATCCGCCGCCTGATGACCCTGGGCGCCAAGACGGCACGGGTAGAGCGCGACGGTGAGGAGGTCGAGGTAACGGTGAAGGAGTTGGCTCTCGGCGACATCATGATTGTGCGTCCCGGCGACAAGATACCCACCGACGGCGAAATCGTCGAGGGCGAGAGCCACCTCGACGAGTCCATCGCTACCGGCGAGTCTATACCCGTCTACAAGAGTTCCGGCGACAGCGTGATCGGCGCGACTATCAACAAGGAGGGGAGGCTGCGGGTCAAGGCGACTCGCGTCGGCGGTGACACCTTCCTCGCCCAGGTGGTACGTCTGATCGACCAGGCCCAGGGCTCACGGGTACCCATACAGGAGTTCGCCGACCGCATGACCGGCCGCTTCGTACCGGCAGTGCTGTTCATCGCCCTCGCCAGCCTGGTTGTGTGGCTGCTGGTTCCAGACGTCATGCGCCCGATCCTCGACTGGGGCGCGAACTTCCTACCCTGGGTGAACCCCGAGGCCGCAACCCCTGTGCTGGCCATACTCGCCGCTGTGGCTGTGCTGGTCATCGCCTGCCCCTGCGCCTTGGGCCTGGCCACCCCTACGGCGCTGATGGTGGGTTCAGGGATCGGCGCCGAGCGCGGCATCCTGATCCGCTCCGGGGAGGCAATACAGACTTTCAAAGACGTCAAAGTCATCGTGCTCGACAAGACCGGAACCATTACCCGCGGCGAGCCGAAGCTGACCGAAGTGGTTACCGCCGAAGGTGTCGATGAAACCAAGCTGTTGACGCTTGCAGCCAGTGTCGAAAACGCCTCGGAACATCCCATAGCTCGCGCCATCGTGGAGGGTGCCGGCGAGCGCGGCGTCAAGCCCAGTGATGTCAGCGAGTTTCGTTCCACCGGTGCCCGTGGCGTCTCCGGCAAGGTCGATGAGACGCACGTACTGATCGGTAATCGCCTACTCCTGGAGGAAGAGGGCATACTAGGTCTGGAAGCGCTTGATGAGGCCATGCAGGGACTCGAAGGTAAAGGACGTACCGCTGTCATCGTTGCCGCCGACGGCCAAGCCATAGGCATCGTGGCGGTCGCCGATACCCTCAAAAAGGAGTCGATCGAAGCTATTCGCGGCATGCACCAGCTCGGCATACACGTGGTAATGATCACTGGTGACAACGAGCGGGCCGCCCGCGCCGTAGCCGACGAGGTTGGCATCGATGAGGTTCAGGCTGGCGTACTGCCAGAGGGCAAGGTCGAGGCCATCCGCGCGCTACAGGAGAAGCACGGTAACCACGTGGCCATGGTCGGTGACGGTATTAACGACGCCCCTGCTCTTACTCAAGCCAACGTGGGCATCGCCATCGGGGCCGGGGCAGACGTTGCCATTGAGGCAGCGGACGTGACCCTGGTGCGCGGCGAGCTGACCGCCGTGGTCGATGCCATGCTCCTATCCCGCGCCACCTACGGCAAGATCGTACAGAACCTTATCTGGGCCAGCGCCTACAACATCGCAGCCATTCCCATCGCCGCTATTGGCCTGCTGCACCCCATGATCGGTGTCATCGCTATGACGGCAAGCTCTCTCTCCGTCATTGGCAACTCGCTGCTACTCAAGCGACGCTTCGCCACAAACAACCCTCAAGGAGGCTCAAAATGA
- a CDS encoding DUF2933 domain-containing protein → MNRIHHWMMTACLVMMGVAMIFLMWRGQSLSTGAWLMLPLALCLGMHFLMHRHSGCHQGDKDEK, encoded by the coding sequence ATGAACCGCATTCACCACTGGATGATGACTGCTTGCTTAGTAATGATGGGAGTGGCCATGATCTTTCTGATGTGGCGCGGTCAGTCACTAAGCACTGGAGCCTGGCTGATGCTTCCCCTGGCACTCTGTCTTGGAATGCATTTCCTGATGCATCGCCATTCCGGTTGTCATCAAGGGGATAAGGATGAGAAGTGA
- a CDS encoding helix-turn-helix domain-containing protein, with the protein MRTGVDGFQGQRLSQLRMAQNLTLAELGEQIERSSSTISAWEKGAQLPEAESFDRLCHVFNVSRMWFLKPIPLAFQGEQRPHFFRSQASAHKQARERSQLYLAWLQEISDFFQDAMEWPEINVPMLDADDCRLISDEEIEDIARECREVWNLGTAPIPNVIQVMENAGIICTRATLGHVKMDGVSHVSILDGRPYVLIAEDKANAIRNRFDAAHELGHLVLHSKIPASQYAKNELYNLLEGQAHRFASAFLMPPESFAQEVVWPTLDNLLSLKSRWKVSVASMIVRCRDLLLLTDQLELRLWKGRSARKWTKGEPGDDTFAFEQPKLMMRGAHLLVDNGIFERTELAYQIGLPPETIEMLCSLRPGYLSVQPNAGENVVPLKLKHSAIRSGRATRADVLPFQK; encoded by the coding sequence ATGAGAACAGGGGTTGATGGATTTCAAGGCCAGCGGCTGAGCCAGTTGCGTATGGCCCAAAATTTGACCCTCGCGGAGCTGGGAGAGCAAATTGAACGCTCTTCCAGCACGATTTCGGCATGGGAAAAAGGTGCCCAGCTACCTGAGGCTGAGTCCTTTGATCGCCTTTGCCACGTGTTCAATGTTTCACGAATGTGGTTTCTCAAGCCAATACCGCTAGCTTTCCAGGGGGAACAGCGCCCTCATTTTTTCCGCTCTCAAGCATCTGCTCATAAACAGGCCCGTGAGCGGTCGCAGTTGTATTTAGCATGGCTTCAAGAGATTTCAGACTTCTTTCAGGATGCAATGGAGTGGCCTGAGATCAATGTGCCTATGCTTGATGCCGATGACTGCCGCCTGATCAGTGATGAAGAAATAGAAGATATCGCGCGCGAATGCCGCGAGGTTTGGAATCTCGGCACTGCCCCTATTCCGAATGTTATCCAAGTAATGGAAAATGCTGGGATCATTTGTACTCGTGCGACCCTGGGGCATGTCAAAATGGATGGCGTTTCCCATGTCTCCATTTTGGATGGTCGACCCTATGTGCTGATCGCTGAAGACAAAGCGAATGCGATTCGCAACCGCTTCGACGCAGCGCATGAACTTGGGCACCTAGTACTACACTCGAAAATTCCGGCTTCGCAATATGCGAAAAATGAGCTCTATAACCTTTTAGAAGGGCAGGCACACCGTTTTGCCAGCGCCTTCCTGATGCCTCCCGAGAGCTTTGCGCAGGAGGTTGTATGGCCAACGCTTGATAACTTGCTCTCGCTTAAATCTCGCTGGAAAGTTTCTGTGGCCTCAATGATCGTACGCTGTCGCGATCTATTACTGCTGACGGACCAGCTTGAATTAAGACTTTGGAAAGGACGCTCTGCACGTAAATGGACGAAGGGTGAGCCGGGCGATGATACCTTCGCTTTCGAGCAGCCCAAGCTCATGATGCGCGGCGCTCATTTGTTGGTAGATAACGGCATCTTCGAACGCACTGAGTTGGCGTATCAGATTGGGTTGCCGCCAGAAACCATTGAGATGCTTTGTAGCTTACGCCCTGGCTACCTGAGTGTTCAGCCAAATGCTGGCGAAAACGTGGTGCCTCTCAAGCTCAAGCACAGTGCCATAAGGTCTGGTCGAGCCACACGAGCAGATGTTCTTCCGTTTCAGAAATAG
- a CDS encoding site-specific DNA-methyltransferase → MPILRWLTRDEDVRAAEKVPYRLMEEAPELGYGDQNSGNMLIQGDNLDALKALLPYYAGQVKCIYIDPPYNTGSAFEHYDDNLEHSKWLAMMWPRLELLRELLAEDGSIWVSIDDDEAHYMKVMLDEVFGRKNFIVNALWQKRTSPDSRIHMGDAHDHILVYGSQRARNNFNEIKLTDEQAKAYKNPDNDPHGPWVSTDFTAQGYRPNQMYEITTPAGEKYTPPQGRCWGNIEENFKRFLAEGRMWFGKNGKARPRIKNYLSEAKGVKSWSWWTNKEVGNNQEAKKEINVLFGHTNAFDTPKPERLIQRVLQIATNPGDLVLDSFLGSATTAAVAHKMGRGYIGIEMGEHAVTHCVPRLKQVIDGEQGGISEAQNWQGGGGFRFYKLGPPVFTEGGQIQPDIKFPVLAAHIWFTETSTSWSKQNDQTPFLGSHNGHGYALLYNGILGDKAAANGNVLTRKTLAVIRAAQGDFEGPMTIYGERTMLSEATLDAEQIEFKQTPYDVKART, encoded by the coding sequence ATGCCCATACTGCGATGGTTGACCCGAGACGAAGACGTGCGCGCCGCTGAAAAGGTGCCCTATCGCTTGATGGAGGAAGCGCCCGAGCTTGGCTATGGTGACCAGAATTCAGGAAACATGCTCATCCAGGGCGATAACCTCGACGCCCTCAAGGCACTACTGCCCTATTACGCCGGGCAGGTTAAGTGCATCTATATCGACCCACCCTACAATACTGGCTCCGCTTTCGAGCACTACGACGACAACCTGGAGCATTCCAAATGGCTAGCGATGATGTGGCCTCGCTTGGAGCTATTGCGTGAGCTGCTAGCTGAGGATGGGTCGATTTGGGTTAGCATTGATGATGATGAAGCTCACTACATGAAAGTGATGCTAGACGAGGTTTTTGGCAGAAAAAACTTTATTGTGAATGCACTGTGGCAGAAGAGAACGTCGCCTGACAGCCGTATCCACATGGGAGATGCGCATGACCATATTTTAGTCTATGGCTCCCAGCGCGCCCGCAATAATTTTAATGAAATCAAACTCACAGACGAACAAGCCAAAGCATATAAAAACCCAGACAATGACCCCCATGGGCCATGGGTATCAACTGATTTTACGGCGCAAGGGTATCGACCGAACCAAATGTACGAAATCACTACCCCAGCAGGAGAGAAATACACTCCTCCGCAAGGCAGATGCTGGGGAAATATCGAAGAAAATTTTAAACGCTTCCTTGCTGAAGGCCGTATGTGGTTTGGAAAAAATGGCAAGGCTAGGCCACGAATAAAAAACTACCTTTCAGAAGCCAAAGGAGTTAAATCCTGGAGTTGGTGGACCAATAAAGAGGTCGGCAACAACCAAGAAGCCAAAAAAGAAATTAATGTGCTTTTCGGACATACAAATGCTTTCGATACACCAAAGCCTGAGCGACTAATTCAGCGCGTTTTACAGATCGCCACCAATCCTGGGGATCTAGTGCTTGACAGTTTTCTGGGATCAGCCACAACAGCTGCCGTGGCGCACAAAATGGGCCGTGGATATATCGGCATCGAAATGGGCGAGCACGCCGTCACACACTGTGTTCCCAGGCTCAAACAAGTCATTGATGGTGAGCAAGGCGGCATTTCTGAAGCGCAGAATTGGCAAGGCGGCGGTGGCTTCCGTTTTTATAAGCTTGGCCCACCCGTTTTTACGGAAGGTGGCCAAATTCAGCCCGACATCAAATTCCCAGTCTTGGCAGCCCATATCTGGTTTACAGAGACGAGTACCTCGTGGTCGAAGCAGAATGATCAAACGCCGTTTCTTGGCAGCCATAATGGCCATGGTTATGCCCTCCTATACAACGGCATTCTTGGAGACAAAGCTGCTGCCAATGGAAACGTACTAACTCGGAAGACGTTAGCCGTGATTCGCGCTGCGCAGGGGGATTTTGAAGGCCCCATGACCATTTATGGCGAGCGCACCATGCTGTCAGAAGCAACGCTTGACGCCGAGCAGATCGAGTTCAAGCAAACCCCTTACGATGTTAAGGCGCGCACATGA
- a CDS encoding DEAD/DEAH box helicase: MKLKDYQHASLDTLKTYLEEARVIGPQEAYKKITEKPEIAARLRGYPAKYTPIKTLPDTPYLCLRLPTGGGKTILAAHSIGIAKDAWVEKDFPLVLWLVPTNTIRTQTAEALKNPRHPYRKALDEAFGGRVRIFDIGDFTQIKPHDLRSNLCVVVGTVQTLRVSNTDGRKVYAHNEEMEPHFSAVPPQTPELERTEKGNIKFSFANLMHLHQPLVIMDEAHKAGSKLSQEVYERINPTALIEFTATPKGFNNLLHSVTAQELKDEEMIKMPVVLDEAETWQGAVNSAILKRAELQEHAERDREAYIRPIVLFQAQKKGEEVTVEVLKQHLIDNENIDPSKIAVATGAQRELDGINLFKPDCPIEYVITIEALKEGWDCSFAYVFCSVANIRSSTDAEQLLGRVLRMPYAQKRKEKALNKSYAKLVSKHFSEAAHSLRDKLIDMGFEESEAEDNIEAEQLGLNDGLFGRQPRPIPTMKVAIQASQEEASKMNTAVPSKVQVTFDESGKSHVEVKGFLKPEEADTLISYAPESFKPQLQQSINEHHAKYQHEIPPSQKGETFTLPRLMAYVQGELVFGDPDILMEQHEWSLADHPARLEASEFSIVDTTNTFEIDLDGNRVTIGSGDAAEQLTMNVEVDDWTPTSLVQWLDRKIRTPWLSQAELLAWLSDVVTYLTRDRELSLSQLMRCKFILARKLSEKIHGFRQSEREKVYQANLFGPDAHIEVSFNQGFTFFDEMYAGIQKYRGAYRFKKHFMGPDDVPVFDSKKVNGEEEQCAFMIDSHPRVKYWTRNVSKHPNSFSLPTSTDKFYPDFVALVDDGRLLVVEYKGKDRTPEENRDSREKNLIGQQWAKASDGKAVFVMATIEKGDPKEVRVAIDEVVGK; the protein is encoded by the coding sequence ATGAAGTTAAAGGATTACCAACACGCCTCGCTTGATACGCTGAAAACCTACCTGGAAGAGGCGCGGGTGATTGGCCCGCAAGAGGCGTACAAAAAAATTACCGAAAAGCCTGAAATAGCGGCACGGCTTCGGGGTTATCCTGCGAAATACACGCCGATAAAAACGCTACCTGATACGCCCTATTTATGCCTACGCTTACCCACCGGAGGCGGTAAGACGATTCTCGCCGCTCACTCAATTGGCATAGCCAAAGATGCTTGGGTAGAGAAGGACTTCCCCTTGGTGCTGTGGCTTGTGCCCACAAACACCATTCGTACGCAAACGGCTGAGGCTCTTAAGAACCCCCGCCACCCCTACCGAAAAGCGCTGGACGAGGCGTTTGGTGGGCGCGTGCGAATCTTTGATATTGGCGATTTTACTCAAATCAAACCGCATGACCTACGCTCCAATCTCTGTGTGGTCGTCGGCACGGTACAAACGCTGCGCGTAAGCAATACCGATGGGCGCAAAGTCTATGCGCATAACGAGGAGATGGAGCCACACTTCTCAGCGGTTCCGCCTCAAACGCCAGAGCTAGAGCGCACTGAGAAGGGCAATATCAAATTCAGCTTCGCTAACCTGATGCATCTTCACCAGCCGCTGGTCATTATGGATGAAGCTCATAAGGCCGGCTCCAAGCTCAGCCAAGAAGTTTATGAGCGTATCAACCCGACCGCGCTCATCGAATTCACCGCCACGCCCAAGGGGTTTAATAATCTACTTCACTCCGTGACTGCCCAGGAGCTGAAAGATGAAGAGATGATCAAAATGCCCGTGGTGCTGGATGAAGCTGAGACCTGGCAAGGGGCGGTTAACTCGGCCATTTTGAAGCGCGCCGAGCTACAAGAGCATGCTGAACGCGACCGAGAAGCTTATATTCGCCCTATCGTGCTCTTTCAGGCACAAAAAAAAGGCGAAGAAGTCACCGTGGAGGTGCTGAAGCAGCACCTGATCGACAATGAGAATATTGATCCAAGTAAAATCGCCGTGGCTACTGGCGCGCAACGCGAATTAGACGGCATCAACCTATTCAAGCCTGATTGCCCTATCGAGTACGTCATCACAATCGAAGCACTCAAGGAAGGCTGGGACTGCTCTTTCGCGTATGTTTTCTGCTCGGTGGCTAATATTCGCAGCTCCACCGACGCCGAACAGCTCCTGGGCCGTGTGCTTCGCATGCCTTACGCTCAGAAACGTAAAGAGAAAGCGCTTAATAAATCCTACGCTAAGCTGGTCTCTAAGCATTTTTCTGAGGCGGCCCACAGCCTTCGCGATAAGCTCATTGATATGGGCTTTGAGGAGAGCGAGGCAGAGGACAATATCGAAGCCGAACAGCTCGGCCTTAATGATGGGTTGTTTGGACGACAGCCTCGGCCCATTCCGACGATGAAAGTCGCCATTCAGGCCAGCCAGGAAGAAGCCAGCAAGATGAACACGGCGGTGCCGTCGAAAGTACAAGTGACTTTTGATGAGAGCGGCAAGAGCCACGTGGAAGTAAAGGGCTTTCTCAAGCCCGAAGAAGCCGACACATTGATCAGCTATGCCCCTGAATCGTTTAAGCCTCAGCTTCAACAAAGCATCAACGAGCACCACGCTAAATACCAGCACGAGATACCGCCATCACAGAAGGGAGAAACCTTCACGCTGCCCCGCTTAATGGCCTACGTGCAGGGAGAGCTGGTATTTGGAGACCCGGACATTCTCATGGAGCAACATGAGTGGTCGCTTGCTGACCACCCTGCTCGCCTGGAAGCGTCCGAATTCAGTATCGTGGATACCACGAATACGTTTGAAATTGATTTGGACGGCAACCGCGTCACCATTGGCTCTGGCGATGCCGCTGAGCAGCTCACCATGAACGTCGAAGTTGACGACTGGACGCCAACCAGCCTCGTGCAATGGTTGGATCGCAAAATACGGACACCGTGGCTGAGCCAAGCTGAATTACTGGCCTGGCTAAGTGACGTCGTGACCTACCTAACACGTGACCGCGAGCTAAGCTTGTCGCAACTGATGCGCTGTAAATTTATTCTCGCTCGCAAGCTGTCTGAAAAAATTCATGGCTTCCGCCAGTCGGAACGCGAGAAGGTCTACCAAGCCAACCTGTTCGGGCCTGATGCCCATATTGAGGTTTCCTTTAACCAAGGCTTTACCTTCTTCGATGAGATGTATGCGGGAATTCAGAAATATCGCGGTGCTTACCGGTTCAAAAAACACTTCATGGGGCCTGACGACGTGCCCGTCTTTGATTCCAAAAAGGTCAATGGCGAGGAAGAGCAGTGTGCTTTTATGATCGATTCGCACCCGAGGGTAAAATACTGGACGCGTAACGTCAGCAAGCACCCAAATTCGTTCTCGCTGCCGACCTCCACCGATAAATTCTATCCAGACTTTGTCGCCCTGGTCGACGATGGCCGTCTGCTTGTCGTGGAATACAAGGGCAAAGATCGCACACCCGAGGAAAACCGCGATTCACGCGAGAAGAATCTTATCGGCCAACAATGGGCAAAGGCTTCCGATGGTAAGGCTGTCTTTGTGATGGCCACTATTGAGAAGGGTGATCCGAAGGAAGTGCGCGTGGCGATTGATGAAGTAGTAGGGAAATAG